One stretch of Oryzias latipes chromosome 7, ASM223467v1 DNA includes these proteins:
- the LOC101168366 gene encoding keratin, type II cytoskeletal 8 — MSYRSNVTTFRSSSAPRNFSSSSYAGPGGITSRKSYSVRSSYGGAAMPAYGGISSSSAFGLNSSMGGSGGYGMGFGGGISQVPITAVTINKSLLAPLNLEIDPNIQIVRTQEKEQIKTLNNRFASFIDKVRFLEQQNKMLETKWGLLQEQTTTRSNIDAMFEAYIGNLRRQLDSLGNEKMKLEADLLNMQGLVEDFKNKYEDEINKRTECENDFVLIKKDVDEAYMNKVELEAKLESLTDEINFLRSIYEEELRELQSQIKDTSVIVEMDNSRILDMDSIVAEVKAQYEDIANRSRLEAESWYKTKYEEMQTSASRYGNDLKATRTEIADLNRMIQRLTSEIDAVKGQRSNLEAQIAEAEERGELAVKDAKGRIRDLEDALQRAKQDMARQIREYQDLMNVKLALDIEIATYRKLLEGEEDRLANGIKAVNISQQSTSYSGFPKDTMRGNYSTSFSSSGYGSGSGYGSGYGSGSGYSGGGNGSGYGSSSFSSGSAGGYSTTTQSKKSVVIKTIETKDGRVVSESSELIQD; from the exons ATGTCTTACAGGTCAAATGTCACCACTTTCAGGAGTTCAAGTGCCCCAAGAAacttcagcagcagctcctaTGCTGGACCAGGCGGTATTACCTCCCGCAAGAGCTACAGTGTGAGGAGTTCCTATGGAGGAGCAGCCATGCCGGCCTATGGTGGaatcagcagcagctctgcctTCGGCTTGAACTCTTCCATGGGGGGTTCGGGAGGCTACGGCATGGGCTTCGGCGGAGGCATCTCCCAGGTCCCCATCACCGCCGTCACCATCAACaagagcctgctggcccccctGAATCTGGAGATTGACCCCAACATCCAAATTGTCCGCACCCAAGAGAAGGAGCAGATCAAGACCCTCAACAACCGCTTCGCCTCCTTCATTGATAAG GTCCGATTCCTGGAGCAGCAGAACAAAATGCTGGAAACCAAATGGGGCCTGCTGCAGGAGCAGACCACCACGCGCTCCAACATCGACGCCATGTTTGAGGCGTACATCGGCAACCTGCGCAGACAGCTGGACAGCCTGGGCAACGAGAAGATGAAGCTGGAGGCCGATCTGCTCAACATGCAGGGTCTGGTGGAGGACTTCAAGAACAA GTATGAAGATGAGATCAACAAGCGCACAGAATGCGAGAATGACTTTGTCCTCATCAAGAAA GACGTGGATGAGGCCTACATGAATAAGGTGGAGCTGGAGGCCAAGCTGGAGAGCCTGACAGATGAGATCAACTTCCTCCGGTCGATCTACGAGGAG GAACTGCGTGAGCTCCAGAGCCAGATCAAGGACACTTCTGTTATTGTGGAGATGGACAACAGCCGCATATTGGACATGGACTCCATTGTGGCTGAGGTCAAGGCTCAGTATGAGGACATCGCCAACCGCAGCCGTTTGGAGGCAGAGTCCTGGTACAAGACCAAG TATGAAGAGATGCAGACATCTGCTAGCAGATATGGAAATGACCTGAAAGCCACCAGGACGGAGATCGCAGACCTCAACCGCATGATCCAGAGACTGACATCAGAGATAGACGCTGTCAAGGGACAG CGCTCCAACCTGGAGGCCCAAATCGCAGAGGCGGAGGAGCGTGGTGAGCTGGCAGTGAAGGACGCCAAGGGCCGCATCAGGGACCTGGAAGACGCCCTGCAGAGAGCCAAGCAGGACATGGCCCGCCAGATCCGAGAATACCAGGACCTGATGAATGTCAAGCTGGCTCTCGACATTGAGATCGCCACCTACAGGAAGCTtctggagggagaggaggacagGCTGGCCAACGGCATCAAGGCCGTCAACATTTCCCAACAAAGCA CAAGTTACAGCGGTTTCCCCAAGGACACGATGAGGGGCAACTACTCCACCAGCTTCTCCAGCAGCGGCTATGGCAGCGGCAGCGGCTATGGCAGCGGCTATGGTAGCGGCAGCGGCTACAGCGGCGGTGGCAACGGCAGCGGCtatggcagcagcagcttcagcagcggCAGCGCCGGGGGCTACAGCACCACTACTCAGAGCAAGAAGAGCGTGGTCATCAAAACAATCGAGACCAAGGACGGCAGAGTTGTGTCTGAGTCCTCTGAGCTCATTCAGGATTGA